Proteins found in one Labrus bergylta chromosome 8, fLabBer1.1, whole genome shotgun sequence genomic segment:
- the LOC109987424 gene encoding histone H4, translating to MSGRGKGGKGLGKGGAKRHRKVLRDNIQGITKPAIRRLARRGGVKRISGLIYEETRGVLKVFLENVIRDAVTYTEHAKRKTVTAMDVVYALKRQGRTLYGFGG from the coding sequence ATGTCTGGAAGAGGAAAGGGAGGTAAAGGACTCGGTAAAGGAGGCGCTAAGCGTCACCGTAAAGTTCTCCGTGATAACATCCAGGGAATCACCAAGCCCGCTATCCGCCGTCTGGCTCGTCGTGGTGGAGTCAAACGTATCTCTGGTCTCATCTACGAGGAGACCCGTGGTGTGTTGAAAGTATTCCTGGAGAACGTTATCCGTGATGCCGTCACCTACACCGAGCATGCCAAGAGGAAGACCGTCACCGCCATGGATGTGGTTTACGCTCTGAAGAGACAGGGACGCACTCTGTACGGCTTCGGAGGTTAA
- the LOC109987420 gene encoding histone H2B-like: MPETVKAPKKGSKKAVSKATKTGKKRRKSRKESYAIYVYKVLKQVHPDTGISSKAMGIMNSFVSDIFERIAGESSRLAQYNKRSTITSREIQTAVRLLLPGELAKHAVSEGTKAVTKYTSSK, encoded by the coding sequence ATGCCTGAAACCGTGAAAGCGCCCAAGAAGGGCTCAAAGAAAGCCGTCTCTAAGGCCACCAAGACCGgcaagaagaggagaaagtccAGGAAGGAGAGCTATGCCATCTATGTCTACAAGGTCCTGAAGCAGGTCCACCCCGACACCGGTATCTCCTCCAAGGCTATGGGCATCATGAACTCGTTCGTGAGCGACATCTTTGAGCGCATCGCCGGGGAGTCCTCCCGTCTGGCTCAATACAACAAGCGCTCCACCATCACCTCCAGGGAGATCCAGACCGCTGTCCGCCTGCTGCTGCCCGGTGAGCTGGCTAAACACGCCGTGTCTGAGGGCACCAAGGCTGTGACCAAGTACACCAGCTCCAAGTAA
- the LOC109987413 gene encoding histone H3 → MARTKQTARKSTGGKAPRKQLATKAARKSAPATGGVKKPHRYRPGTVALREIRRYQKSTELLIRKLPFQRLVREIAQDFKTDLRFQSSAVMALQEASEAYLVGLFEDTNLCAIHAKRVTIMPKDIQLARRIRGERA, encoded by the coding sequence ATGGCGAGAACCAAGCAGACCGCTCGTAAGTCCACAGGAGGCAAAGCCCCCAGGAAGCAGCTGGCCACCAAGGCTGCCCGTAAGAGCGCCCCGGCCACCGGCGGCGTGAAGAAGCCCCATCGTTACAGGCCCGGTACCGTGGCTCTCAGAGAGATCCGTCGTTACCAGAAATCCACCGAGCTGCTCATCCGCAAGCTGCCCTTCCAGCGTCTGGTCCGTGAGATCGCTCAGGACTTCAAGACCGACCTGCGCTTCCAGAGCTCCGCTGTCATGGCTCTGCAGGAGGCCAGCGAGGCTTACCTGGTCGGTCTCTTCGAGGACACCAACCTCTGCGCCATCCACGCCAAGAGGGTCACCATCATGCCCAAAGACATCCAGCTGGCCAGAAGGATCCGCGGAGAGAGAGCTTAA
- the LOC110002918 gene encoding histone H1-like: MAEEAPAVAAPVVKTPKKKAAPKPKSDGPPLPTLIISAVAESKERKGVSLSAVKKALAAKGVDVVKANKRINAAVVKLVTNGTLAQTKGSGASGSFKLAKKEPKAAKPAAKKVAKKAPTKAKKPAAKKTTPKKTPVKKVTVKKSPKKVAAKKTPVKKATKKPAAKSPKKAAPKKVVKKTPVKKTPTKKTAAKKTAAKKAKK, encoded by the coding sequence ATGGCAGAAGAAGCACCAGCAGTAGCAGCCCCGGTGGTGAAAACCCCGAAGAAGAAAGCGGCTCCCAAGCCCAAGTCTGATGGACCACCCCTCCCGACGCTCATCATCAGCGCTGTGGCTGAGTCCAAAGAGCGCAAAGGTGTGTCCTTATCGGCCGTCAAGAAGGCACTGGCCGCTAAAGGTGTGGATGTGGTCAAGGCTAACAAACGCATCAACGCCGCCGTGGTTAAGCTGGTAACAAACGGAACTTTGGCACAGACTAAAGGCAGTGGTGCCTCCGGATCTTTCAAGCTCGCAAAGAAAGAGCCCAAAGCCGCCAAACCAGCAGCGAAGAAGGTCGCAAAGAAAGCTCCAACCAAGGCAAAGAAGCCCGCAGCAAAGAAAACTACACCCAAGAAGACTCCAGTCAAGAAAGTAACAGTCAAGAAGTCCCCGAAGAAGGTAGCAGCTAAGAAAACCCCGGTCAAGAAGGCAACCAAAAAGCCTGCTGCAAAGAGTCCCAAGAAGGCTGCTCCCAAGAAAGTGGTCAAGAAGACTCCAGTGAAGAAAActccaacaaagaaaacagcagcaaagaagaCTGCAGCCAAGAAGGCCAAGAAGTAA
- the LOC110002920 gene encoding histone H1-like translates to MAEEAPAVPAPVVKTPKKKAAPKPKSDGPPLPTLIISAVAESKERKGVSLSAVKKALAAKGVDVVKANKRINAAVVKLVTNGTLAQTKGSGASGSFKLAKKEPKAAKPAAKKVAKKAPAKAKKPAAKKATPKKTPVKKVAVKKSPKKVAAKKTPVKKATKKPAAKSPKKVAPKKVVKKTPVKKTPTKKTAAKKTAAKKAKK, encoded by the coding sequence ATGGCAGAAGAAGCTCCAGCAGTACCAGCTCCGGTGGTGAAAACCCCGAAGAAGAAAGCGGCTCCCAAGCCCAAGTCTGATGGACCCCCCCTCCCGACGCTCATCATCAGCGCTGTGGCTGAGTCCAAAGAGCGCAAAGGTGTGTCTTTATCGGCCGTCAAGAAGGCACTGGCCGCTAAAGGTGTGGATGTGGTCAAGGCTAACAAACGCATCAACGCCGCCGTGGTGAAGCTGGTAACAAACGGAACTTTGGCACAGACTAAAGGCAGTGGTGCCTCCGGATCTTTCAAGCTCGCAAAGAAAGAGCCCAAAGCCGCCAAACCAGCAGCGAAGAAGGTCGCAAAGAAAGCTCCAGCCAAGGCAAAGAAGCCCGCAGCAAAGAAAGCTACACCCAAGAAGACTCCAGTCAAGAAAGTAGCAGTCAAGAAGTCCCCGAAGAAGGTAGCAGCTAAGAAAACCCCGGTCAAGAAGGCAACCAAAAAGCCTGCTGCTAAGAGTCCCAAGAAGGTTGCTCCCAAGAAAGTGGTCAAGAAGACTCCAGTGAAGAAAActccaacaaagaaaacagcagcaaagaagaCTGCAGCCAAGAAGGCCAAGAAGTAA
- the LOC110002916 gene encoding histone H2A, protein MSGRGKTGGKARAKAKTRSSRAGLQFPVGRVHRLLRKGNYAQRVGAGAPVYLAAVLEYLTAEILELAGNAARDNKKTRIIPRHLQLAVRNDEELNKLLGGVTIAQGGVLPNIQAVLLPKKTEKAAKK, encoded by the coding sequence ATGTCAGGAAGAGGCAAAACCGGCGGAAAAGCCAGAGCAAAGGCAAAGACCCGCTCCTCCCGTGCCGGGCTCCAGTTCCCAGTCGGTCGTGTCCACAGGCTGCTGCGTAAAGGAAACTATGCCCAGCGTGTTGGTGCCGGAGCCCCCGTCTACCTGGCGGCTGTGCTCGAGTACCTGACCGCTGAGATCCTGGAGTTGGCCGGTAACGCTGCCCGTGACAACAAGAAGACCCGTATCATCCCCCGTCACCTGCAGCTGGCTGTCCGCAACGACGAGGAGCTCAACAAGCTGCTCGGAGGAGTCACCATCGCTCAGGGAGGAGTGCTGCCCAACATCCAGGCTGTTCTCCTGCCCAAGAAGACCGAGAAGGCTGCCAAGAAGTAG
- the LOC110002917 gene encoding histone H3, which translates to MARTKQTARKSTGGKAPRKQLATKAARKSAPATGGVKKPHRYRPGTVALREIRRYQKSTELLIRKLPFQRLVREIAQDFKTDLRFQSSAVMALQEASEAYLVGLFEDTNLCAIHAKRVTIMPKDIQLARRIRGERA; encoded by the coding sequence ATGGCAAGAACTAAGCAGACCGCTCGTAAGTCCACAGGAGGCAAAGCCCCCAGGAAGCAGCTGGCCACCAAGGCTGCCCGTAAGAGCGCCCCGGCCACCGGCGGCGTCAAGAAGCCCCATCGTTACAGGCCCGGTACCGTGGCTCTCAGAGAGATCCGTCGTTACCAGAAATCCACCGAGCTGCTCATCCGCAAGCTGCCCTTCCAGCGTCTGGTCCGTGAGATCGCTCAGGACTTCAAGACCGACCTGCGCTTCCAGAGCTCCGCTGTCATGGCTCTGCAGGAGGCCAGCGAGGCTTACCTGGTCGGTCTCTTCGAGGACACCAACCTCTGCGCCATCCACGCCAAGAGGGTCACCATCATGCCCAAAGACATCCAGCTGGCCAGAAGGATCCGCGGAGAGAGAGCTTAA